In a single window of the Globicephala melas chromosome 10, mGloMel1.2, whole genome shotgun sequence genome:
- the MGST1 gene encoding microsomal glutathione S-transferase 1 isoform X3, with product MVDLTQLMENEVFMAFASYTTIVLSKMMFMSTATAFYRLTRKVFANPEDCASFGKGEIAKKYLRTDDRVERVRRYYV from the exons ATGGTCGACCTCACGCAGCTAATGGAGAATGAAGTATTCATGGCCTTTGCCTCCTACACAACGATTGTTCTTTCAAAAATGATGTTTATGAGCACTGCAACTGCATTCTATAGACTGACAAGAAAG GTTTTTGCCAACCCAGAAGACTGCGCAAGCTTTGGCAAAGGAGAGATTGCCAAGAAGTATCTTCGGACAGATGACAGAGTGGAACGTGTACGAAG ATATTATGTTTAA